A segment of the Synechococcus sp. MEDNS5 genome:
CTGGCTTCGCGGATCATCTCCCGTCCGTCATGGAGGTAACTGTCCACGTAGCCCATCGTGTAGCGCTCGAGCTCATTCACCGCATCCTCCACCTGCGAGAAACAGTGGTAGATGCTCAGCCCGAAGCCTCGGGCCGAAGCCGGTGTTGGGATGGATTGAAACAGGGTCTTGACCTTATCGAGCCGGCTTCGGCTCTGTTCGAGGTAAGTACAGAACGCCTCCATCAAGGCATCGTCGTAGGGATCGGCCGACAAAGCCCGGAGTTCTGCGGCGAAGGGATTGATCACCTGGCCGAGCAAGCGGTCGATCGGGGCGTAGACCTTCTTCAACCAATCAGCAAGATCCTGATCCGCGCTTGTTGAACGACCACTGGCCCGACGTGCCGCCTGACTGGCACGAGCATTGCGGGCCCCGCGAGCCCTGGCCTCGTCCCTCGCTGCCTGCTCAGGTCTGCTGCTCCGATCGAAGGCGCGACGACTCTCTGGATCCCCCAGTTGCTCCCAGGCGGCATTCAGCGCCAGGATTCTTTCCTCTGACCCACCGGCATCGGGGTGGTGCTGCTTCACCAGGCGCCTGTAAGAGGCCTTGAGTTCAGCCTGGGTCGCCGTGGAACACACCTCGAGCACAGCGTAGGGATCCAGAGTGTTGGGCATCAGAGTCACAGCTGAGCGTCCCGGCGTGCCGGAAGCGGCGCCGCGGCGCTGAACATCGGTGTGGAGAGATAGCGCTCTCCAAAACTGGCGAGGATCACCACGATGCGCCTGCTCTCCATGCCCGGGCGTTGCCCCAGCCGTAGCGCAGCAGCCACCGCGGCGCCACTGCTTACCCCGCAAAGCAGACCCTCTTCCCGAGCAAGACGACGACCGACGTCCATGGCCTCATCGTCGCCAACCGCGATGATCTCATCGATCAAATCCATCTCCAAAACAGGAGGAATGAAGCCAGCGCCGATTCCCTGCAGACGATGGGGTCCGGCAACGCCCCCCGCCAATACCGGACTGGCAGCGGGTTCCACGGCGATCACCGAAAGCTTGGGTTGGCGCTCTTTCAGCACCCTGGCGCAACCGGTGATGGTCCCCCCGGTACCAACACCAGCGACCAAAACATCCAAGGCACCCTCGGTATCAGCCCAAATCTCTTCTGCCGTGGATGCAGCATGCACCGCAGGGTTCGCTGGATTGTCGAACTGCTGGAGGAGATAGGAACCGGGGATCTCCTTCACCAGCTCCCGCGCCCGCTCAATGGCCCCTTGCATGCCCTCCATCCCTGGTGTGAGCTGCAGCTCAGCCCCATAGGCCCTGAGCATGGCCCTGCGTTCGGTACTCATCGTGTCGGGCATCGTGAGAATCAGCCGATAACCACGGGCCGCTGCCACCATCGCCAAGGCGATTCCGGTGTTGCCACTGGTGGGCTCCACCAGAACTGTCCGCTCGGGTGCAATGGTGCCTGCGCTTTCAGCCGCCTCCACCATGGCGCCGGCAATCCGATCCTTCACCGACGCCGTGGGATTGAAGCTTTCCAACTTGGCCACGATTTCAGCGGTGCATCCCCAGGCCTTGGGCAAGCGATTAAGCCGCACCATGGGAGTACGTCCCACAAGGGCTGTGATGTCTGGGGCAATCGCCATAGCAAACCCTGGGCTCGCGCTTCTTTCTACCCAACCCATCATCAGCACTTCTTGGACAGTCCGTTGATGGTCTGGTCAACAGTCAATAAAAAACCCCCTCGAATTGAGGGGGAATCAAAGTGTGTGAAAAGTGAACTGTGTGAGGAAAAGAATCTCGAGGGCCCGTACAAACGGACCCCAGAGATGGTGCTGATGTCAGATCAGAACTTGAAGGTGGTCTGGATCAGACCGCCGAACACGTTGAACTGACCGTCGTAACCGGTGCCGTTCTCCACCAGGCGCCTTGTGTTCTGACCCATGGGGCGGGACAGGTAGAAGATCGCAGGGGTGACCTTGATGTTGTCGGTGACCTGGAAGTTGTAGAACAGTTCGAAGACGTAGTTGCCATCGAAAGGAGTGTCGCCACAGGCTTGACGCTCGTCACTGCGCTTGCCTTCACAGCCTTCAAGACCGGTTGCGAAGACGGGCTGACCGAAGCCGAAGCCGAGGTCGTTGCCCTTCAGGAACACGTCGTCCCACTTCAGGCCCACCATCCAGCTCTGGCTGCTGACAGGTGATCCACCGATCTTGTTCTCGGTGGTGTTCTGGTTGATGCCCCAGCCCACGGAGATGGAGGGGATGAAACCAGAGTTCTCAGGCTGCCAGTAGGCGTTCAGCGCATAGCTGTTGGTGGAAGCACCAGAGCGCTTGGCTGCATCAAGAACGTAGTCTCCATCGGAGTTAACGCTGCCCTTAGGAACGTTGTACTCAGTGCCGTTGATGGTGACGTTTTCACGAGGCTGATACGAGCACTCGTTGTTCCAATTGCCGGTCTTGGCAAACGAGGTGCCGCGGCGATAGCCGTTGCCGCTGTCGCACTGGCCATAGCGATAACCGAAAGCAACACCCCACTGAGGACCGGCGTAACCGATCTGAGCCAGGAAGCTGGCCTGGGAGTTGCTGGTCATGAAACCACCCTTGGTGGGGTCGGTTTCATTACCGTCGCCGTCGTCAGCAACGTAGTTGACAGACACGCTGAAAGCATTCTGGCCCTTGTCGACCTTCTGCTTCCAGTAGGCACCGACCAGTTGTCCGGTCTCCTTGTTGTAAACACCGCTGGTGCCCATCAGAGCAGTCCAGTCGAGAATCTTGGAGGCACCCTTGTTGTAAACAGAAGGCCAGAGAGCAATGGACTCGGTGTTACGAGCCAGTGCACCGGCGATCACGGTGAACTCTTTGCCAACCGGGAATTTGTAGAACAAACGGTCGAGGGTGACGATGTTGGCCTTCTCGTCCTGCACACCGGAATCGGTGGCGATGTCGAGAGCGGTCAGGTTCACTCCCGAGCCGCCGAAGGCGTTGCCGTTGCCGCTCTTGGTGAAGTTACCGGTACGCAGACGGGCAACCAGCAGGTCCTTACCGGTGAAGCTGGTGTTCAGCTTCAGGCGCTGGTCGTAGTTGAAGGTGAAGGCGCCATAGTTGCGGTTGTAGGCGTTGGCTCCACCTTGAGTTCCGTTCTTATTGAAGACGGTGTTGCGGTTCGAGCGCTGAACCTTGCCGACCTCTTTGATCGTGCCGTCGCTGTCGCTGAAGTAGGTGGCGCTGGTGTCGTAGATGTACTTGGAACCATTGTCACCACCGGCGGTCACAGCACCGGTCACGAAGGTGGTTTGACCCTTCAGCTTGGTGGTGGTGGAGAACTGGGTAGATTCCAGTTCGCCAACGCGGGCTTCCAGACCGTCCACGCGGCCCTTGAGGATGGCGAGTTCCTTCTCGAACTCCTTCATCAGGCGCTTGAGCTCGTCGGTCACTTCGGTGACGCGGTCGAGACAGGCGTTCAGCAGGGCAGCCGCTTCAAAGCGGGTCATGGCCCGGTTGCCACGGTAGGTGCCGTTGGGATAGCCAGCGACGCAGCCGTAGCGCTCGATCAGGTTGCTCAGTGCCTGGTACGCCCAATCAGTGGGATACACATCGGAGAACTGAGTGATGCTGGTGACCTGGTCCAGGCTGGAGCTGGAACGAGCCTTACGAGGCTTAGCCGTGTACTCCGAAACCCCGTCGATGTTCAGCTCGGTGGCTGAAGCGGGGCGCATTGAATCGGATGCCAGCGGAGCCAACAAACCAAGGGCTGCAGGTGCCACCAGCAGTTGCTGGAAAAGTTTCATGGAATTCCTCACACCAAAAATTGAGGGATAGGGGCGCAAGTCACCCCAACTCGAGACTATCCAGAACGACAAACAATCAGACCCAGACCAAAGGAAATGCTGACCTGTTAACCAGATGATTACAATAAAAAACCCCCTCGAATTGAGGGGGAATCAAAGTGTGTGAAAAGTGAACTGTGTGAGGAAAAGAATCTCGAGGGCCCGTACAAACGGACCCCAGAGATGGTGCTGATGTCAGATCAGAACTTGAAGGTGGTCTGGATCAGACCGCCGAACACGTTGAACTGACCGTCGTAACCGGTGCCGTTCTCCACCAGGCGCCTTGTGTTCTGACCCATGGGGCGGGACAGGTAGAAGATCGCAGGGGTGACCTTGATGTTGTCGGTGACCTGGAAGTTGTAGAACAGTTCGAAGACGTAGTTGCCATCGAAAGGAGTGTCGCCACAGGCTTGACGCTCGTCACTGCGCTTGCCTTCACAGCCTTCAAGACCGGTTGCGAAGACGGGCTGACCGAAGCCGAAGCCGAGGTCGTTGCCCTTCAGGAACACGTCGTCCCACTTCAGGCCCACCATCCAGCTCTGGCTGCTGACAGGTGATCCACCGATCTTGTTCTCGGTGGTGTTCTGGTTGATGCCCCAGCCCACGGAGATGGAGGGGATGAAACCAGAGTTCTCAGGCTGCCAGTAGGCGTTCAGCGCATAGCTGTTGGTGGAAGCACCAGAGCGCTTGGCTGCATCAAGAACGTAGTCTCCATCGGAGTTAACGCTGCCCTTAGGAACGTTGTACTCAGTGCCGTTGATGGTGACGTTTTCACGAGGCTGATACGAGCACTGGTTGTTCCAGGTGCCATCAAACTTGGCGAACTCGGTGCCACGACGGTATCCATTACCGCTTTCACACTGCCCATAGCGATAACCGAAAGCAACACCCCACTGAGGACCGGCGTAACCGATCTGAGCCAGGAAGCTGGCCTGGGAATTACCCGTCATGAAACCACCGCTGGTGGGATCGGTTTCGTTGCCGTTGTCATCATCTGCTGTGTAGTTGATCGAAACGCTGAATGCGTTCTGACCCTTATCAACCTTCTGCTTCCAGTAAGCACCGATTAGCTGACCAACTTCCTTGTTGTAAACAGCACTGGTGCCCATCAGGGCCGTCCAGTCGAGAATTTTGGTTGCACCTTTGTTGTAAACAGAAGGCCAAAGCGCAATCGATTCGGTGTTACGAGCAAGCGCACCAGCAATCACAGTGAACTCTTTGCCGACTGGGAACTTATAAAACAGACGATCAAGGGTGACGATATTTTGAGCACCGGGCACACCAGAGTCGGTCGCAATATCAAGGGCAGTGAGATTCACTCCCGAGCCACCGAAAGCGTTGCCGTTGCCGCTCTTGGTGAAGTTACCGGTACGCAGACGGGCAACCAGCAGGTCCTTACCGGTGAAGCTGGTGTTCAGCTTCAGGCGCTGGTCGTAGTTGAAGGTGAAGGCGCCATAGTTGCGGTTGTAGGCGTTGGCTCCACCTTGAGTTCCGTTCTTATTGAAGACGGTGTTGCGGTTCGAGCGCTGAACCTTGCCGACCTCTTTGATCGTGCCGTCGCTGTCGCTGAAGTAGGTGGCGCTGGTGTCGTAGATGTACTTGGAACCATTGTCACCACCGGCGGTCACAGCACCGGTCACGAAGGTGGTTTGACCCTTCAGCTTGGTGGTGGTGGTGAACTGGGTGGCTTCCAGTTCGCCAACGCGGGCTTCCAGACCGTCCACGCGGCCCTTGAGGATGGCGAGTTCCTTCTCGAACTCCTTCATCAGGCGCTTGAGCTCGTCGGTCACTTCGGTGACGCGGTCGAGACAGGCGTTCAGCAGGGCAGCCGCTTCAAAGCGGGTCATGGCCCGGTTGCCGCGGTAGGTGCCGTTGGGATAGCCAGCGACGCAGCCGTAGCGCTCGATCAGGTTGCTCAGTGCCTGGTACGCCCAATCAGTGGGATACACATCGGAGAACTGAGTGATGCTGGTGACCTGCTCGCCGGACTCGGCGTAGTCGGACACACCGTTGATGTTCAGCTCAGTGGCGTTGGCGGCCATGGGAGCCAGAAGGCCCAGGGCTGCAGGTGCCACCAGCAGTTGCTGGAAGAGTTTCATGGGGGTTCCTCACACCAAAAATTGAGGGATAGGACAAATATGTCCATCAGAAACTTAATGGTGAAGACAACGCTTGCACAGGAGGCCGCTGCAGAAGCTGTCCACAAAAAACCCCTCCGCAGTGATGCGGAGGGGGAAGGGAGGAATCTCAGGAGACTCGCGTTGATCCAAGTGGAATTTGGATTGATTCCAATCAGAACTTGAAGGAGGTCTTCACCAGACCGCCGAACTGATTGAAGGTTTCACCCTGAGTTGCTGCACCCAAAGGGCGGCTGAGGTAGAAGAGCGCAGGTGTGACCGAGATATTGTCGGTGACCTGGAACTGATACCAGAATTCCCAGGCGTACTGGCCATCGCGAGCTAATGAATTCTCAGCGTCGGAAGAAGATCCAAGTCCAGTTCCTGTACCAGAGAGGTCGATACCAGTGACAAATGCCTCTTGACCAACAGCCAATCCAGCGTTGTTGCCCTCGAGGAACACATCACTCCATTGGAGACCGACGTACCAAGACTGGGAGGTCGCAGAATCGAACTCATAACCAGACAAGGTTGACTCGTCGTCCCCATTGGTCGAATTCAGGCCCCAACCAATACTGATTGAGGGAATGATTCCGGAATTCTCAGGCTCCCACCAAGCGCTGACGGCAACATTGTTGCTGTTGCCCAGCAATCCAACCTGTGTAGCCAGAGGGGTACCTGTTGACTCATAAACAGTGCCCCAGTTCAAAGAACTGTAGGTATAAGCGGCAGCCAGTCCCCAGCCACTACCAGCGTATGCAAGCTGAACTGTTCCTGTACCGGCAGAACAATCAGTAGCGATTCCACCAGCGTTATCACAGGTGGTATCGCCATTCGCATCAACTGAGCTGGGAGCCGAAAAATTGCCGTTGCTCGACACATAGTTGGCACTGATGCTGAAGCCGTCGTTGCTCCACCAAATACCGGCACCAGGTCCAAGATTTAGGCTGTAGGCGCCAGGAGCACCTGCGTAGGTGAAGAAGTCAAGAACCGTGTCAGACGGATAAGCACTCGGCCAAACCGCAAGCATGTCGTCCTGACGGACGTAACCACCTGCTGTAACCGTGAAATCACTACCAAGAGGGAACTGATAGAACAATCGATCAATTGAAACCGCGTTGGCCTTAGGGCCTTCTTCAAAGGCAACCTCTAAACCAGAAGCTGTTGCGTAGGTTCCTCCAAACGGACTAACAATTCCCGAGCTGGCACTGAAGCCAAAAGCGCTATTGGTGAAATTGCCAGTACGCAGTCTGGTACGCAGCAGATCTTTACCAGTAAAACTGGTATCGAAATCAATTTTCAAATCGTAGTTAAAGACAGCAGCGCCGAGATTTTGGTTGGCAACGCTGGCCATTTTCTTACGACTACCCACCCCAAAAAATGGAGAATTCGGGTTGGAGTCAAGCTTTGTAGAAATGCCATATTGACCAACAACGGTGGCATCCCCGCCGAAGGTATTAGCACCGGTCACGAAGGTGGCCACACCACTCATCTTGGTGGTGGTGGAGAACTGGGTAGATTCCAGTTCGCCAACGCGGGCTTCCAGACCGTCCACGCGGCCCTTGAGGATGGCGAGTTCCTTCTCGAACTCCTTCATCAGGCGCTTGAGCTCGTCGGTCACTTCGGTGACGCGGTCGAGACAGGCGTTCAGCAGGGCAGCCGCTTCAAAGCGGGTCATGGCCCGGTTGCCACGGTAGGTGCCGTTGGGATAGCCAGCGACGCAGCCGTAGCGCTCGATCAGGTTGCTCAGTGCCTGGTACGCCCAATCAGTGGGATACACATCGGAGAACTGAGTGATGCTGGTGACCTGGTCCAGGCTGGAGCTGGAACGAGCCTTACGAGGCTTAGCCGTGTACTCCGAAACCCCGTCGATGTTCAGCTCGGTGGCTGAAGCGGGGCGCATTGAATCGGATGCCAGCGGAGCCAACAAACCAAGGGCTGCAGGTGCCACCAGCAGTTGCTGGAAAAGTTTCATGAGATTCCTCACACCAAAAATTGAGGGAACACGCCGTAGCGATGATGGAAATATGTTGCATTACCCCCCCTTAACCAGCCAATATGTGCCGCTCTTTTACCCGTCTGGTATCAGATGTTGCCATTTGAGGCTCAAATGTTCAAAACAACAAAATGCTGAACGAATCGCACCTCCAACAACAAGGTGGTTGATCGTCAAAACAAGCACTTAAAACGATGCCCCCATTCGGAAACCGAACGGGGGCTCTCGCCGGGTCCGCTTTGGCGCGGAACCGATTGATCACTTAAAAGATGAAGCCGTCAGCCGGCGTTCTCCGCGATCAGCAGACCCTGCGTGAAAGAACTGGAACTCATGGACACCTCCTCCTGAATGGATTGATGATCGCCGGTGATGCATCCGGTCGAGCCCTGGATCCGAAGATCAACGAACACCACCACATCACTGCGGTCTGAACTCTTGAACCATAACGGAGGCAGGAGAACTTTTGCAGGGCAAAGCCACTGGCTGGTTCCGCTTTTGCTCTGGCTGCTCACGCTCGCACTCTGGTTGCCGGGACTTGGCAACCTGCCGCTGCGCGACTGGGACGAAGGACGGGTTGCCACCGTGGCCCGCTCCACCACAAACTTGCTGCCGATGAAATGGCAGCAGGCCTACCTCAACAAACCTCCCGGTCTCCATGCACCAATCGGGCAACTGATCCGCAGCCACGGCGAGAACGAAACCTTGGTGCGTCTGTTGCCCGCCCTTCTTTCCAGCCTGGCAGTGCCGCTGATCGTTCTGCTGCGCAGGGCTCTGGGTGGTGCTCACAAAAACCGCAAGGCCCTACTCGCTGGCGTGGTTTTGATGACCCTCCTCCCGATGGCACGTCACGGTCGGCTGGCAATGCTGGATGGAACTCTTGTGAGTTGCAGCCTGCTGCTCTGGTGGGGCTGGGTCAGGTCCCGAGAGCAACCGTTAAGAGCCCTCGCTGCAGGAGTTGCCGGCAGTGGCGTGCTGCTTTTGAAACCGCCGGCGCTGCTGGGATTGGCCCTGATCGCTCTGATCGTGGGTGGCCGCAGCAGCTGGCCTCGCTGGCGTGGCTGGATCACCCTGGTTTTAGGGCTCCTGCCAGGTTTGGCCTGGCATCTCTGGCACTGGAGTGTGCGAGGCAGCGATGCACTGCTGATGTGGGGCGGGCAGGGACTGGCTCGCCTGACGAGCAGCATCGGCGATGGCCATGGCTGGTGGACCCCGTGGGTGGAAGTGCTCGAAGGGGGCTGGCCCTGGCTTCTGCTGCTCCCCATTGGACTGCGCTGGGCCTGGGGACACCGGCGACAGAGCGCCGGACGCTGGGAGCTTGGGCTGTTCATCGGCAGTGCCGCACTGGTGCTGCCGCTACGCACCCAGTTGCCCTGGTACAGCCACCTCCTCTGGCCTCCGCTTGCCTTGCTCTGCGCCGAGGGGCTGACTCAATTGCTCGACTCCGGTGCGCCCCACTGGGTGACCCGGTGCTGGCAGGCCCTCGGCTTTGGACTGAGCCTGGCTGGATTGGGCACGCTGGTAATCCGCGAGCCGCAACTGCCGGGCCTGAGCCTGCTTCTGGCGGGGTTCGGACTGTTGTTAGGAGGTCAAGTCATCAGACATCCCCAGCCCCAGCGACGACGACGAGGGCTGGGGATCCTGGTGATCGCCTGGAGCCTGGCGCTGCTGGCTCTTTGGCACAGCCGCCTTTGGTTGTGGGAGCTGAATGAAAGCTGGGATCCACGACCTGTGGCCGCCCAAGTGCGGGCGCTGCCGGCCAATGCGTCCGTTTGGCTTCAAGGTCCCACCCGGCCATCCCTTGGCTGGTACGCAGGTCGTAATTTGCAGCGTTACCGCAAAAGCGAATCACCCGAGACGCCCTTCTGGCTTGTGAGCAATAAGCGGATGCCTGGCTGTTTACTAAATCATGACCCGGTCGCAGGCGACTGGAAGCTGTGGCGATGCCAATGAAACCACCTCGCCAGCTCTGGGGTCTTGCCGTCGGTTTGGGTCTGATGGGCTGGGGCTGCAGCGCCCTGCGGCATGGCCTGCTGCAGAGCAACGCCTACGACCTGGGTCTGTTTGACCAGTGGGTCTGGCTGATCAGCAAGGGGTTGCCGCCGATCTCTTCGATGGAGCACGTTCACGTGCTGGCGGATCACGGCGCCTGGTTGTTGTATGGCGCTGGTGCGCTCTACCGACTGCTGCCATCGGTGCAGTGGCTACTGCTAACACAGGCCTTGGCGTTGAGCCTTACGGCAATCCCAATTTGGTGGCTGGCGCAGCAGGCTGGACTCACTAGATACAACTGTTGGCTGGCCTGCGGACTCTGGTGGCTGCAACCGGTGGTGTTCAACGCAACCCTTTTTGACTTTCACCCTGAGACCTGGGCGATGCCGGCCTTCGCCTTGGCCCTCTGGGCCGAACGGGAGGAGCGCCCGCGCCTCTGGCTGGCCCTGCTGCTGGTGATGCTGGGGGCCCGTGATGGGCTGGTGCTGGTGCTCGGCGGCATGGGGCTCGATTTGGCATGGCGCCAGCGCTGGCGGTGGAGTGCCGCCGTCATCGGACTGGCTGCGGGCTGGTTGCTGATGCTGAGTCGGTGGCTGTACCCCTGGCTGCGCAATGGCGAAGGCCCCAAGGCCGCCGCTCGCATGTTCAGCCATCTCAGCGGCGGACCAATGCAGATCTTTCAGAGCCTTGACTGGAGCGGAGGTCTTCAGTATCTACTGCTGCTCTGCCTGCCCTGCATCTGGCTCTGGCGACGGCGATCACTGCCGACTCTGCTGATCGCACTACCCCTAGTGCTGGTCAATTTGCTGTCGGGCTCCGCTAGCTACCGAACCCTTGTGCATCACTACAGCTTGCCTCTGGCGCTGGTCGCTGTGCTGGCGGCCGTTGATGGTGGGTTGGCAAAAAGCCGCCCGCGCCCGCGACTTTCCTGGAGCCTGATCTGGGCGACAGCCTTCTGGCTGGCCCTGGCCAAACCCTGGTTCTTCACAGGGCCCTATCTGGAACGCATCACTTTGCAAAGTGATGCGGCCGCAGCCACAGCCACCGTGCCAGCCGATGCCGGCATGCTCACCACCAGTTATCTCGTGCCTCACCTGAGTCAACGGCGCCAGATCGCCTTTCCTAAGAAAAGCTTTGATGGCCCGCTGGATGCAGAGGGCTGGACGGCTCTGCTTCTTCACCCAAGCGACCCCGGCTGGGGCTCTTCCCAAAAGGTGCAACAGCGATTGCTCAACCAAGCGCAGCGCAGCGATTGGGACTGCCGGCGGTGGCCTTCAGGCCTTGAATTGTGCCTTGCACCCGGCGCAACATCAGCGCGCCCCCTTGCTGGTGAATCAGCTGGCTAATGCGATCACGAAGATACGCCAACCACTGCAATGCTCGAGGGTCTCTGGCAAGCAAAAAAAAGGGGATGCCCGAAGGCATTCCCGAGGAAAACTTGAATTGAGTTCTGACAATCAGAGAGCGTTGCCGCGGGGCAGAACCTCTTCAGGGAAGACGAAGTTTTCGTGCGGCTGGTCAGCCGGTGCCATCCAGGCACGCAGACCTTCATTGAGAAGGATGTTCTTGGTGTAGAAGGTCTCGAATTCGGGATCTTCTGCAGCGCGGATCTCCTGCGACACGAAGTCGTAGGCGCGCAGGTTGAGGGCCAGGCCGATGATGCCGATGGAACTGGTCCACAGGCCCATCACAGGCACGAACAGCATGAAGAAGTGCAGCCAGCGCTTGTTGGAGAACGCGATCCCGAAGATCTGGCTCCAGAAGCGGTTGGCGGTGACCATTGAATAGGTCTCTTCTTCCTGAGTGGGCTCGAACGCCTTGAAGGTGTTGGCCTGCTCGCCGTCCTCAAACAGGGTGTTTTCCACGGTTGCGCCGTGAATGGCGCAGAGCAGTGCGCCGCCGAGGATGCCGGCCACGCCCATCATGTGGAAGGGGTTCAAGGTCCAGTTATGGAAGCCCTGAAGGAAGAGGAGGAAGCGGAAGATCGCAGCCACACCGAAGGAGGGCGCGAAGAACCAGCTGCTCTGGCCGAGGGGGTACATCAGGAAGACGCTGACGAACACCGCGATCGGACCGGAGAAGGCGATGGCGTTGTAAGGGCGGATGCCCACCAGACGAGCGATCTCGAACTGAC
Coding sequences within it:
- the psbD gene encoding photosystem II D2 protein (photosystem q(a) protein) produces the protein MTIAVGRAPQRGWFDVLDDWLKRDRFVFVGWSGILLFPTAYLAIGGWLTGTTFVTSWYTHGIASSYLEGCNFLTAAVSTPADAMGHSLLLLWGPEAQGDFVRWCQLGGLWAFVALHGAFALIGFMLRQFEIARLVGIRPYNAIAFSGPIAVFVSVFLMYPLGQSSWFFAPSFGVAAIFRFLLFLQGFHNWTLNPFHMMGVAGILGGALLCAIHGATVENTLFEDGEQANTFKAFEPTQEEETYSMVTANRFWSQIFGIAFSNKRWLHFFMLFVPVMGLWTSSIGIIGLALNLRAYDFVSQEIRAAEDPEFETFYTKNILLNEGLRAWMAPADQPHENFVFPEEVLPRGNAL